One genomic region from Sphingobacterium multivorum encodes:
- a CDS encoding FtsW/RodA/SpoVE family cell cycle protein — protein MLQNIMSKLKGDRWIWIIVIILSGWSLLAVYSSVGTLAYKEGKGTEMYLLKHFSIIAIGFVLMYLSHKLDYRYYAGISKIMMGITIPLLLFTLLFGSKVNEASRWLTIPGIGLTFQTSDLAKLSLIVFLARMLSRKQEEIKDVKKSFLPIMGSVCGVFILIALANLSTALMLFGVSVLLLLIGRISFKQIAIVCCGGGVLLMMVIFFGPRRTTYISRVKSFFHTEKVDKTVSFQDDKNYQANNAKIAIATGGLFGKGPGNSVQRNVLPHPYSDFIYAIIIEEYGTVGGVILLFLYLAFMYRCIRIVTMSPKAFGTFLAAGLGFSLTIQALANMAVAVGLGPVTGVPLPLVSMGGTSILFTSVALGIILSVSRNIEELKGKEELDEKPKPKKVVIGSIPA, from the coding sequence ATGCTACAGAATATAATGTCTAAATTGAAGGGTGATCGATGGATATGGATCATTGTGATTATCTTATCGGGATGGTCACTTTTGGCTGTATACAGTTCGGTGGGTACGTTGGCTTATAAAGAAGGGAAAGGGACTGAAATGTATCTGTTAAAGCATTTCTCTATTATTGCCATAGGCTTTGTCCTGATGTATCTTTCTCACAAGTTAGATTATCGGTATTATGCGGGTATATCCAAAATAATGATGGGTATTACAATCCCTTTATTGTTGTTTACGCTGTTGTTCGGAAGTAAAGTTAATGAAGCTAGTCGTTGGTTGACTATCCCTGGTATAGGTTTGACCTTTCAAACATCGGATTTAGCAAAGTTGTCACTTATCGTCTTTCTTGCAAGGATGTTATCCCGGAAGCAGGAAGAGATCAAAGATGTGAAAAAATCGTTCTTACCCATTATGGGGTCGGTGTGTGGTGTGTTTATTCTGATTGCCTTGGCCAATCTATCTACCGCATTGATGCTGTTTGGCGTGAGTGTTTTATTGCTCTTGATCGGACGGATTAGTTTTAAGCAGATAGCCATTGTTTGTTGTGGCGGAGGGGTGCTTCTCATGATGGTTATCTTCTTTGGTCCCCGTAGAACGACTTATATCAGTCGGGTAAAATCTTTTTTTCATACTGAAAAAGTGGATAAAACGGTATCCTTCCAGGATGATAAAAATTATCAGGCAAACAATGCGAAAATTGCTATAGCAACTGGTGGGCTTTTTGGAAAAGGACCGGGAAATAGTGTGCAACGTAATGTGTTGCCGCACCCTTATTCCGATTTTATTTACGCGATTATCATCGAAGAATATGGAACAGTCGGGGGGGTGATTCTGCTATTTCTGTATTTGGCATTTATGTATCGATGTATACGTATTGTCACGATGAGTCCCAAAGCTTTTGGTACTTTTCTGGCTGCGGGTTTGGGATTTAGTTTGACGATTCAGGCATTGGCTAATATGGCTGTGGCAGTAGGATTAGGACCGGTAACGGGGGTTCCGCTTCCACTAGTGAGTATGGGGGGAACGTCGATTTTATTTACGAGTGTCGCCTTGGGAATCATCCTGAGCGTGAGTAGAAATATTGAAGAATTAAAAGGTAAAGAAGAGCTGGATGAAAAGCCTAAACCGAAAAAAGTGGTTATAGGATCTATTCCTGCATAA